The genomic interval CCACGACCGTGACGCCCATCGCGGGCCACCCGTTCGGTCCCGCCGAGCCGGCCGGGCCCCCGGTGCCCTTCGCGGACGTCCGCCTGCTCGCGCCGGTGCTGCCGAGCAAGATCATCGCCGTCGGCAAGAACTACGCCGCGCACGCCGCGGAGATGGGCGGCGACGTCCCGCTCGAGCCGATGATCTTCCTCAAGCCGTCCACCTCGGTGATCGGGCCCGGCGACCGCATCGACCTGCCGCCGCAGTCCGAGCGGGTGGAGCACGAGGCCGAGCTCGCGATCGTGATCGGCCGGCTGTGCAGCCAGGTGCCCGCCGCGCGGGTGCCGGAGGTGGTGCTCGGCTACACCTGCGCCAACGACGTGACGGCCCGCGACCTGCAGCGCTCGGACGGCCAGTGGGGCCGGGCCAAGGGGTTCGACACCTTCTGCCCGCTCGGGCCGTGGATCGACACCGAGGCCGACCCGGCCGCGCTGCGGGTCTCCGCGCGGGTCAACGGCGAGGTCCGCCAGGACGCGAGCACCTCGGACCTCGTCTTCGGCGTGGCCGCGCTGGTCACGTGGATCAGCAACGTCATGACCCTGCTGCCCGGCGACGTGATCCTCACCGGCACGCCCGC from Frankiales bacterium carries:
- a CDS encoding DUF2437 domain-containing protein, which gives rise to MRIARFAGPDGVVGFGTVDGVGDDGEPGPATTVTPIAGHPFGPAEPAGPPVPFADVRLLAPVLPSKIIAVGKNYAAHAAEMGGDVPLEPMIFLKPSTSVIGPGDRIDLPPQSERVEHEAELAIVIGRLCSQVPAARVPEVVLGYTCANDVTARDLQRSDGQWGRAKGFDTFCPLGPWIDTEADPAALRVSARVNGEVRQDASTSDLVFGVAALVTWISNVMTLLPGDVILTGTPAGVGPLVEGDTVSVSISSIGTLTNRVVLRD